One Carassius auratus strain Wakin chromosome 16, ASM336829v1, whole genome shotgun sequence genomic window carries:
- the LOC113115922 gene encoding GSK-3-binding protein-like yields the protein MPCLKENYFFLEQSVTVDSKEVDALVSKIGEALQLHNNSSSQKAMSRLQGLASSRPDVNDGSSAVGAQRCIRLRSRSLRTTRASPYNPPGSSDQEWDHFRSPWNRKKIDEDDPHQLLQELILSGNLIKEAVRRLQFTSEPTEHDISKSVD from the coding sequence ATGCCATGTCTAAAGGAGAACTATTTCTTTTTGGAACAGTCGGTAACGGTTGATTCTAAGGAAGTAGACGCACTCGTGTCGAAAATCGGCGAGGCGCTGCAGCTTCACAACAATAGCTCGAGCCAGAAGGCGATGTCACGTCTACAGGGTCTCGCGAGCAGCAGACCTGACGTTAACGACGGCAGCAGCGCGGTGGGCGCTCAGCGGTGCATCCGTCTCCGCAGCCGGAGTTTACGTACCACCCGGGCCAGTCCGTACAACCCACCTGGATCCAGCGATCAGGAATGGGACCATTTCAGATCCCCGTGGAACCGAAAGAAAATCGACGAGGACGATCCGCACCAGCTCCTCCAGGAACTCATATTGTCGGGGAACCTGATCAAGGAAGCGGTCAGACGACTCCAGTTTACCTCAGAACCAACGGAGCACGACATCTCCAAATCTGTAGACTGA